CCGCCGCGCCGACGCCGCACACCCGCTCCACGTGCACCGTGCTGCTCTCCCGGAAGGTCACCGCCACTCCGAAGTCGTCGGCCAGGGTGGCCTGGATGACCTCCTTCTGCACCTCGCCGTAGAGCGAGAGGGTCATCTCGTGCTGCCGGTCGTCCTGCCGCAGGTTGATCAGTGGATCCTGCTCGGCGAGCTGGCTCAGCGCGGCGTGTGCCGCGACCCGGTCGGCGGGCCGGGCCGGGACCACGACGGTCTCCAGAGTCGGCGGCGCGAAGTGCCGGTCCCCGTCGGCGCGTTCGTGGAGTACGCCGACCGGGTCGCCGATCCGCGCTTCGGTCAGGCCCCACAGCCGGGCGATGTGGCCCGCGCCGACCGACGACGCCGCGACGTCGGCGCCGTCGGCGACGACGCGTACGGCGGTGACCAGGGCCGCACCGGCCGCGCCGACGCGGATCCGATCACGCACCCGGATCGTGCCGGCGAAGAGCCGGACCAGGGCGATCTTCTCCCCCGCCGGGCCGCGCTCGATGGCGAAGACGGTGCCGGAGACCGGGGCGTCGGCGTCGCCCCGAACCGTGGGCAACAGCTCGGTGATGCCGGCTATCAGCGCGTCCACCCCGGCGCCGGTGATCGCCGAGCCGGCGAACACCGGATGGACCAGCGCCCGGCCGGTCCAGACCGCCAGCGCCCGGCGCAGCCGGGGGTACGGCAGTGCCGAGGTGTCCGCCACCCAGTCGGCGAGCAGCGCGTCGTCCTGCCCGGCGAGCAGGTCGAGCAGCCGGTCGGTGAACGTGTCGTCGGCCGGGCCGTACGGCGTGCAGTGGGCGTCCCGGGTGCCGGGCGCCGCCACCGAAGCCATCGCCACCACGGACGGGGTCAGCCTCTCCGCGACGGCCCGCAGCACCCGATCGGGGTCGGCCCCGGCCCGGTCGACCTTGTTCACGAAGATCAGCGTCGGGATGCGCAGCCGGCGCAGGGTGCGCATCAGCACGCGGGTCTGCGGCTGGACCCCCTCCACCGCGGAGATCACCAGTACCGCGCCGTCGAGCACGCCGAGCACCCGTTCGACCTCGGCGATGAAGTCCGGGTGCCCGGGGGTGTCGATCAGGTTGACGGTCACGTCGTCCACCACGAAGGAGACGACGGCGGAGCGGATGGTGATGCCGCGTTGTCGTTCCAACGCCAGGGAGTCGGTGCGGGTGCTGCCCGCGTCGACGCTGCCGATCTCGTCGAGCACACCGACGTCGTGCAGCAGTCGCTCGGTCAGGCTGGTCTTACCGGCATCGACGTGCGCCAGGATGCCGAGGTTGAGGGTTTTCACGCAGCGTCATGTCCTTCGGGTCGGTGACAGGTCCCTTCTGGTCGGACATCGGCGCAGCAC
The nucleotide sequence above comes from Micromonospora sp. NBC_00389. Encoded proteins:
- a CDS encoding translation factor GTPase family protein, whose translation is MKTLNLGILAHVDAGKTSLTERLLHDVGVLDEIGSVDAGSTRTDSLALERQRGITIRSAVVSFVVDDVTVNLIDTPGHPDFIAEVERVLGVLDGAVLVISAVEGVQPQTRVLMRTLRRLRIPTLIFVNKVDRAGADPDRVLRAVAERLTPSVVAMASVAAPGTRDAHCTPYGPADDTFTDRLLDLLAGQDDALLADWVADTSALPYPRLRRALAVWTGRALVHPVFAGSAITGAGVDALIAGITELLPTVRGDADAPVSGTVFAIERGPAGEKIALVRLFAGTIRVRDRIRVGAAGAALVTAVRVVADGADVAASSVGAGHIARLWGLTEARIGDPVGVLHERADGDRHFAPPTLETVVVPARPADRVAAHAALSQLAEQDPLINLRQDDRQHEMTLSLYGEVQKEVIQATLADDFGVAVTFRESSTVHVERVCGVGAAVEVIAVAPNPFLATVGLRVAPAPAGAGVSFRLSVELGSMPPAFFAAVEETVHRTLRQGPHGWQVPDCEVTMTHAGYWARQSHSHGTFDKSMSSTAGDFRNLTPLVLMAALTRAGTRVHEPVHRFRLEAPGDILGTLLPALARLDAVPTNTTGQGTSYLVEGEIPAGRVHALERRLPALTRGEGVLETAFDRYRPVRGPAPTRLRWDHNPLDRKEYLLAVARRVVGGR